The nucleotide window CTTTTAGTTCTCCTGTGACAGATCTGCAGGTTCTCATAAATGGGGTGAATTATTTAATAGTGTCAATTGTCAGCCAAACTTAAACCATTTGGTAGAcaggtatgtgtgattagggatttttaatacaagaaaggaacaaaaattacaatttatGTTAAGTAAAGGATCAATTGAAGACTATTGTTTGTTGAAAACATGTCACCAACACATATTTGTGTACATCAgcacaaaagaatgcaaaaactAGTATGCAACACCACAAcccatatgaacaacaaatAGGTcatccatgtaaaatagttaaTCAATGACTTACTTTATTGAGCAGGAACCACTTTTGCATGctttatgagagagagacagagagaaattggtaaaaaccagacactttaactttttgcttaaaaatatattaaagaaaatatttacatcctaatatattcataaaaactattttgatataaaaacatgctttgataaaaaaagttgtttttatgaaaaaagtagATTtgtctattatcaaaatgttgatgcgaTGACAGCCAatcatttttgctaattatgaaaacactattaaatcccaaaaaatgatcaacttaatatatattttgtgtcaATATATTCTTCGATTTAAGattatattggtaaggttagattaaaaaaaacactttaaataacataattaaagggtctgaattttgtccctgacctgttggtctggtttttacggatatatatatatatatatatatatatatatatatatatagggagacagaaaagaaaaaaagacaaaacagcCCACTAGAACTGTCAAAACCACtcactctctctatctctctttatttcaCCTCACCTCTCTTGGACCCCATCCATACACTCCCCCTCCCTTTCTCAATCTCTCCATCAGAGCATCATTGAAGAGGGAGAGTGCACACACGCATATGAGAACAGGAAGTTACGGTGTGTTGACTCAAAGAAATGGTCAATATACTTGCACATCGAGAGagacaatttatgaaaagaaaacaaattatgaGATtgtacctggcgcaatgtatccCATGGTTCCAAGGGTGGTGGTAAGAGTCGATGACTTGTCACCAACTATAAACTTTGCAATGCCAGAATCACCAACGTATGCATTCATGCTTTCATCTAGAAGTACATTACAtgacttcagatcacaatgaagtatcatctccgagtaaccatggtgaagatactctaaagcacaagcaacatcaatcatgatatccaatctttggaacaGATTCAAATGATGGGCACCTGAATGTAGAAAGACTTCTAGGCTGCCAAAgagcatgtattggagaactaaagcattgaaatcttcattagagcaagacgtaatgactttaacaaggtttCGGTGCCTAATTTGGCACAAGAtagtgcattcaatgtcaaaacttttagatgctctctcaaatgacaaattaaggaccttaacggCCACTGTccttccatctgctagaatttcTTTGTACACTGAGCCAAAGCTTCCACTTCCAAGAaagtttgcatcactgaaatgctcgttgcatgcaatagctctctgtaAAAAATCACTAGGAGTGTAATTCGTCGTAATCCTTAAATGTTGTCAGGACGCTTCGACATCCCCCTCTTTCtgtagcatgagataccaatgagtgtgcaaacaatgaccaaaagtgctcAGCCTCCAATTGCACAAGCAGCAATGAGTCTAGctgcattgctcttactttgcctctctgttttgtctaagcacaatgggacatggaatttgggagctcacatagtgcatagttccctaggaacgactcgagagaaaggtttgcaaactttccaccacttggaatctctccttctaCTCGAtggaaggacaagtccaagacctggatgtattgaagtttctccaatgattttggtatctcaccggaaagTTTGTTATGGGAAAGGACAATAGCTTTAATGCTTACCAtatgatcaagttgttcaggaatgtaaCCGTCAAATGTGTTCTGAGAGAggttcaaatactctagcatttggagctttgataataaTAAAGGCAGCTCTCCACTCAGCTTATTtacagagatatccatgttgaaCATCATGGCAACATTCCCAAGACCCAGAGGTAGGTGACCTTTGAAAGAGTTCCTTGCAAGTATAGCACCAACAAATCCTTCAACTCCCAAAGACCAGGCGGTaatgttgatgacaaattgtttgaccTTAGATCCTGCacttgcaaactagtgagattgttcatagagcttgaaattgacccaaattagcatgttgtgtccaatataaaaaaaaaaatgcggaccaactggtagattgatagtgggattcGGCCTTCTAATGCATCGTTACCAAGAGAAAGCACCTGTAAGCTGTGCAATTGTCCTACATTTGGTGGAATgggcccttttattttgttggaactcaaatctaaggaaattaacttgatcaagttggctaaggccaatgggatagtaccttcaatcagattagaggaaGGCAAAGTctccacaaggtggttgtcaggtttccaacagaggcCAGAAGGATGCCGTTCAAAAGGTTGCATAGTAGATCAACgtcctctagcagtcgacagttggtgaaggatgtcagaatggagagctcatggTTGTTGGgggcattggtcaacatattgtCATGGAGGTACAGGCGCCTGAGTTGTGTCaaactacctaattctaatggtgtCGGACCACTGAATTTATTGTGTCCTGCAGTTATAGTTTGGAGACTAGTAGCATTGGAAAAAGAAGGTgggaaagggccatcaaaattgttgtcaaCCATTGCGAGCAATttgagattgggcaggaagtggccaacatctttagggagatgccccgttagttgattggtcatgaaactcaaagtctGTTGAtcagataggttaaacaagctgtctggtagtgtaccagtgagattgttcttTTCCACACTAAAGAATTGCAAGCGGGTTATGCTTCCCAACTCGGAAGGAATGTTCCCatgaatatgattttgaccaatattaaggtgctccagctttgagaggttggcaaaagtgactggaatggtgcccgtgagcttgttatcataaagatttaggaCTTTGAGTTCCTGCAGACAGCCTAAGAACTCCGGAATGCTTCCACAGAGTTCATTTTCTGCTGCAAAAAGCACCTGGAGATTGGGCCAGAAGCagccaacatctttagggagatgtcctgttagttgattggtcatcaAACTCAATTTCTGAAaagcggataggttaaacaagctctcaggcagtgtaccagtgagtaTGTTCTTTTCCACACAAAAGACTTGCAAGCGGGTAATGCTTCCCAACTCCGAATGAATGTTCCCGTGCAtttgattttgaccaatattaaggtgctccaGCTTGGAGATgttggcaaaagtgactggaatggtgcccGTGAGCCCgttatcataaagatttaggaACTTGAGTTTTGGCAGACTGCTTAAGAACtctggaatgcttccatagaattcgttTTCTGCTGCAAAAAGCACTTGGTGATGATGACAATGGCTCGTTGTTTGTGGAATTAACCCATTAAAATGGTTTCTCCATATGGAAAGTTTTTCCAACCAAGGGAGGTggctaaaatcaatgggaagatgaccGTGGAAGTTATCTTTtgagagatcaagaacctgtaagaatGAGAGATTGCTAATGTATAGGGagatagtaccttcaagtgccttttcagagaggttccgagcaactaccctttgtgaaccatgactgcatgaaactccattccaatTACAGAAAgtgatgttggaattccaatttgataacaccttataagggtctttagtgacaagggatttgaaagacagcaatgcgaattgatcagtcaTGTTGCTCAGAGGAACAAGGGCTGAGGGAAACTCTCTTTGGCCAAGAACCACAAccaaggtgaaggaggagaaacacaataGAAAGACGAGCAGTTGAGGTGATCGACCGGTggtagccatgcctgtccaacTTGTTATGCAGTACATGCATGTGCAGGAATTCAAGGTcattaatttatgtatagattctcttctagaaaatttgttcttttattttttcaagtggtATAAGGCTCGGGTTTTACTGCTTTGGAAtgcattgcttcatatttccaaatctAGGGGCACGGCTGGTGATTACATAAAGgagactctttcttgtttccctttaccactttcaactctattcaattcctaatcaaagttgtcaattgaacttcttttttccctagaTATGCTGTCCGCcttttaaatggcaaggtttttctatCTAATAATATGGTTAGCAtggagaaaacaggaaaaatgtggtaaattttaaaaaaatttagtaaaATTTAAAGTTaagggaaaataagatgaatggttggcaatttaaaaaataagtagatgagaaaaaaataaaaattagaagttggaaacgagcagtttagcaataaaaaagtatgaaaaaaatgtctcaaatgaaaaaaagggaaaaaacaaaaaaaaatggaaaaaagcgTATCTTTGgtgtgcaattttttttccaaaaaattgctcGAATTGGCTGGTTCATTCAAATTTATGCCAAATCCATTTGATCTAGTCCAtccgttttttaaaaaaagttattgttttttattatcttatatagattgtttatttatttctcaaaataatataattttcatattttgtgttgattaacaaccaaatcatttaaatcaGCGGATTGACCAGCGCGTGGAAGTTGCATAGTAACTTtatccactcgtttcaaaagctgaatttCCAAAGGTtgcataaaatataaaaaatatgaaaaattatattctttttgaaaaataattaaacagtataaaaaactaattaaatcattttttttcaaacaggTGGACTTGATCAAAATGACTTAGCAAAGACTTGAAGCAACTGGCCGATTCAagccaataatatttctagctaatcCCATCCAGTCGTGCTAGCGAAGATTTGAAGCAACAATGCCATTCATGCTATGTGGTTCCCCATATTGCACTATTCAAGCATCGTAGtagttgcaaacattttcatgaccggcgagaaccaccacttacaataggttgtgagagatgacaaccaaaatttggtggtaaatataatcataaaaaacacatcttttttttttgaaaaaatagtgacaaaacatgaaaataagccCGCTGAATAAAACAgcaaaaagatatataaaaaaagtggttttcctgtctttttcatgtttttttcaatttattagaaaattacaattttttttgcattttttgctttcatttttcatgctcACTGTATTATACGATAGATAAACCTCCctgtttaaaaagcaaaaaagaatattCGTGATTATTGTAGAAACCTATTTATggatacattaaaaaaaaagttgacagttgacaactttggtttgaaattgaatagagttgaaaaggggaaaagggaAATAAGATACTGGCAAGACCAGGAAAAATACTCATGCATGTAATCAGCCATACGTTACCGAACCCACCcacatttgatttctttgaaaaaattagaCAAATATCGCCCTCGCTTTTGGAAAGAAAGAGcatcttccttgatttttcttcacGCGCAATGAAATTTCAGATCCATTACGGGACCAACCCACATTTGATTTCTTTGTAAAAGAAgctcaagtctttttcttttatattgtttcTGCACATACTAGGGCCCTACAGTTTGCAGCATTGACACGGACTTAGGAAGAAAAATCCTGAGCGTAGTTGAACCTCTAGCAGTGAATATCTAATCAGGGTCCAATGAAATGTTTGGAGGTAAGTGAGTTGTAAAATATATCAACTATGTGCGATGGCCTTAATTATCGGTCaagtttcatgaaatatttgtcaaattcaaGGACATGTTAGGTGGCCAGAGGCAAGAAAAAGACTCATGCATAAAATGTGAAGCAAACACTTTCCAAAGCATTAAACCTTCAACTCGTGTTTGTCCACGTACTGGACAGGCATGGCTATCACCAGTTGCTTTAACTttatgtttgtatatatatatatatatatatatatatatatatatatatatatatatatatatatatatatatattaacaagctGCTTAGAGCCATGACTACCGTTATGtttctccaaaattcaaaaactaagaaaaaaacagaatttctttggcatttgcatggatcaagcATCTATTCTGTGAAAATTTtacagttcaaccaagttgttggttatgcatagtttagaaatggtttcccagttatgctggaacttttgaaccCATGAAATGACTTCGGGGTTAAGTTGAGGCAAATAATGCATCTTGTTGCTGCATGATCAGGACCAAGACacaaacattcagcagtcgacggcagaatcaccaccaaatttctcaaaaccgAAGGCAAATAAATGCTatgctctctgtcatttgattgtgttacatgaacatgaacagcttgctggagaaagatcagcagagttgcaattaatgctgatattcacagtgatgtttgccaagaataGACTgaacccttcaaaagcacacgaAAGGAAACAAACCAAAACACACAGATACACGTTATCAGTTAAACTTCACAAAAAGAGATTAATTTCTATgtaagactgaaggagccaaaaagtatactatttgacaatcatttctttggtgacttatagcataaccagtactcaaatatttaattcacaagaaaaataaattaatattacttgcacaagcatattAGTGCACTGTATATGATAGAATGTGTGTGTCAagaggtggagccagaaattgtTTCATTGCAAggaccaaactatagtttcaaaattttaacagagaccggaataaagatttttttattttttatatacgttaaactaagatttatgaaatttacatgtcaatgtttcaattttttaaatttgagggtggggggccaaggcccctgctgGTGCCCCTACCTCCGTCCCTGGTGTGTGTTGTAACTGTGGGTCTGTCTAAAGTACTATTAACATTTTTGGCTTGACATACAATATCTTGTTAGAAACTGTGGAATTTTAATAGTCAGTGGTGTCGtatctcaaagcattaacatagcTTAATTAATTACCCAataatataaaggcaaaagccaaaaaaccaacaatcgaaaatcatagcaacaaaagaacatgaacttaatgagccttcttttggcaatgtttcgtacatattttattgatgttttgtcacattcaggcctgtacatgagtataaaaattcaatcacgcaattagtatgcttcacatatattttgGATGCTCATACCTTGCTTCAAGCGAATAATCAAACCTGAGTTGATCTGACCATCAGATACACATTCTACtatttggatccctatgttaCTAGAATGACAAAAGTCCATCATccataagttaaagcacacaaatgagcaattatttcacataaaactgtaaaaatatcacaatcatatatacctgtggaagcgAAGCAGATGCAAGCCAACATCCACCAACATCTAGCTCCATGATCAAAGATGCATGCGTGCAACTCTAGGAACAAAGCCGGAATAGTTTATTATTATTCAAGACATATCCtgtttgaatctgatccaataaAGTTATAAAACTAGATTGTAATCTTATTTGATTAGCTGACCTGGGTCATTGGTCCTTAGTTAAGAGAAATTAGTGGTTCTAGCCTTCTGGGTTTAGACCCAGGTTTTCAATCTCATGGCGGTCAACAACTTAATTAATTAACATTCGGGAGTCTCTAGGCCTTACCGGACACGATTGTTGACTTGCTTGGAGCCTTTTTCACCGCAGCCATTTGTTTTTACAGTTGACTGAGTTATGTTTTTATGGACGTAAACAGGTCAGATTCGAGTCAGATATTAATTGGAACAAATCTGATCTATTCACATCCTTAATGGAGGAGACCACAAGAGTGTTCATACCTAATCAAGTCCCCCTGACAACCCTACTGACCCGTTATTGAAGTCTGATCGCCCAAGTCGAGTTGGTCAGGTCATTAGGCACCACACACATTTTCTTGACCGACTGGCCAGCAGTCAATGCAcgagaatatatacatatatatatatatatgtatatatatgtatatatatatataatttcaaaagCAACCATGTCCTTCCAACCTCCCTTggctgtgtatatatatatatattatatatatatatacacattttttGACGGTGACAACAGCACTTAAGTTTGGGGGTTTTTACCTGGTTATATGACATCTGTATTAGTCAAGCTCTGAATggaaaatacattttatatatagacgcatgcacacacacacatcaagaGAGTTGGTTTCTCTAAAAGCTGACCAGCCGGCAGCTCCCATCCGAATCCCTGGACCAAGATCACGGCCATCAGCGGCATCATTCTATACCCATGCTCATGGGGGGGCAAATTCTTTGGTCTGCCCCAAATGATATCACTTCAAAATCAGTCCCCTTTACATCTATGTGCTCATACTTGGATCCAGACATGAACCTCTCTGGCTGGAACTCCAGTGGATTGGTCCATATGATTGGGTCCTGGCTGGTAGCCCAGACATTGACCAAGAGGTGCACACCATTGGGGATGTGGTAGCCGGTAACCTGGCAGCGAAAAGGCAATTAATTTGCTTATTTCTTGCTTATCTAGAGTTACCCATCTCATTCATGAGGACCATTTCATTcatgttgagagaaaaacaagaagaaaaaggtatgAACTAATACTAGTTTACGAAAATATGCAGCATCTATAATCATTTTCACCATTTAAATTGGCTTTGTCTGCCACTGTAGGGTTTCCATGGAGAAAAATTAACTCATTTTGAAAGTTAAAAGCTGTAATCATGTTGCAAAAACCACCCGCAAAAGCATCAGTCTTCAAAATGAACGGAACCAAAGGATTTGAACCAAATGCACTATCTTGCCAACTCTCAAGCACAAAAGCATCAGTCTTCAAAATGAATGGAACCAAAACTCCTTCTTTTGGAGCCAACTGAGCtaagtatagaaccaagttCCCGGGAAATTACAATATGATCTACTAACTCTATAATGATCAAATTAAATTCCTCAGAACAACTATCTATAGAGTCGTCAAAACTTCTTATCAAGGACCTAAAatccagtggcggagccagaaaaattttctggaGGGGGCAGCCATTCATAGATTTTCACATACGAAGGGGCACTCACATATAGGACAAAGCAAATATTTCAGAtactaatgtaaaaataaacaaacattgagGGATGTTTGGCGAAGCTTTGATCTCCTCATTCATCAAGCGCGATTCAGATCGCTAAACAAAAATCCTTCataaattagacaaatttgaaaactgagATTCACTACTGGAAAAATCATATACGTTAAGTGCTATCAGATTCACCGCTTCCTCTTAAGTTCCTACAAatagttaagaaaagaaacaaagaagcatAGCAGGAGGCAGGAGCAGCAAAGGCAGAGGAGACGAAAACGAAGAGCTGCGCCGAAACAGAGAGATTAATTTAGTGAAAGCGGGCTGGAGGCAGAGGAAAGTGGTGGGGCGCGACCCAAGTGGAAGGTATCGGGTTCTATCGAACTCATCCTCATGAAAGAGTACAAGCAAAGCATGTGCTGTCGAGCACAGAGAACACATCAGAAGACGGAGATTAACATGACATGCCTTTTCAGATGCAGAGTcgagatctttttctttttctcttatgaaAGTAATCGTAgattcataaataaataagtggcgaactcagaaaatttttggttgtaGGGCACTAATATATACtgattcaaattttagatcatgGAAATTAAAGATCTTATAGTCGAGATTCGAGAGGCACCAACATGTAACAAACTAAATCAAGTGACTGTTCTAATATGTAAATGGACTAAATGCTTGGCTCCTTCACTGTCATAAATGGTGTTCACGTTTTCTTAGTTAACCTGTATtgtaaatctaaaatttgaaatagatcttgaaaatcaaattAGGCACGATTAAGGCATCTAAAGCTTGACATGAGAACAACAAAagcatattgaaaaaaaaaatagactaaGTAATGTGTAAACgaatataaagaaaatcatataaagagcaaaaaataattagaacaattgaacaaacataaaataaaactagtgaaattcaaacatatatatgaatctatatatatctatcttgggctggcgtgggcaagcgcccacgccagccccacgctggctccgccactgctaaAATCCTAAACTTGAAAGATGCACGAACTACACcacaaatttttaaacattCTTCTTGAAATTAGTAGATGTCAACTGTCTTTTGGTAATGTAATCATCCTGACAAGgatttgaatttttgttgtaaatacCCCATTTTTTGACTAATAATATGGAAGATGTCGTATCCCTCAGCAGGTTTTCACTGGCAAGTAAAACCCCCACCTCTCTTCACGTGACTGTAAAATTCACAGCTCTCaaatcaacagaaattaaaaactGTAATCACAAATATAATGAgaacatttatatatgcataacGTACTCATTATATGCCTCGCTTCTAGTGACTTGTGTAAGTTCTTATAGAAAGATGAGCAATTCAAGTCCCAATCTATTTAATCTCCTCTGTAAAGAAGGAACCAGGATCTGATTATTAAACCGAATCCCAATTTTGGTACGCAATTTTAATTTCAATCTGGGCGCAACAAACCACAAGGTCTGACGAGTATCAAATTAGTGAATGAAGTAGGGATTGTTTTTTGAAACTTCgctctttccttgtttttctcctcttcaaATCATTGCTATGCACTGCTTTGCAGGATCTGTCGACCCAAGGTATGTCTGTTTCTCCTTCAATCGAAGCCACAAAAGTGtttcatagagagagagagcgttcTTGCAAACTTTCTTGCTTTCTGTGTGGCTTtcttggcttttcttttttcaaatcaagATATCGGGATTCTTGTGAGATGAGTAAAAATGACTCGAAGAAGGCGTAACAACCTTGAAAAATATCACCAGAGACCAAAAGAATTATCTTTCACAGGAAACTCCAGATCGTGTTAATATGAGAAGGGAAATTATGAACTGTAGAGAATCTGAAAGCTAACCAGTCTGTCATGTGTAAGATGTGTACTTATTCTTGAGACCGTATTGTGCTTGGAAGGATCGGGAAAATTTCAAGATACTAATCTGTGCAATGGTTTTTTGCGACTGGGAAATGTAAAAATACCTTTTCCAGCATCGGTCTTCATATTAGCAATGGTTTTTCTACATTTTGACTAGGGCagaacattattttttaaaattttatatagaacaagtgaatttctttaaaatttacatgtaaattttaattttttttttgaagtgggCCCACGaccagggcccatgcgggcccTACCTTGGTTCTTCCCCTGCATAAGGATAGTCATGCAAGCTTGATGGTTTTTGTAAGCCCATCTGCAATCTACTCTTTTCTCTCccataaaaatctttacattcttctctccctcattttttcttaaaattttttgctattatactagtttttctcttttgatttattttctttatttctcttcaaattctttatctctctctccctctcgcacacatttttctcttaaattcccttgttcttctactagttttttttctcttaaaaatatttatctctttctctctctctctatctctcatttttc belongs to Nymphaea colorata isolate Beijing-Zhang1983 chromosome 13, ASM883128v2, whole genome shotgun sequence and includes:
- the LOC116266722 gene encoding probable inactive leucine-rich repeat receptor kinase XIAO, which translates into the protein MTQSCTHASLIMELDVGGCWLASASLPQVLDLSKDNFHGHLPIDFSHLPWLEKLSIWRNHFNGLIPQTTSHCHHHQVLFAAENEFYGSIPEFLSSLPKLKFLNLYDNGLTGTIPVTFANISKLEHLNIGQNQMHGNIHSELGSITRLQVFCVEKNILTGSKVKQFVINITAWSLGVEGFVGAILARNSFKGHLPLGLGNVAMMFNMDISVNKLSGELPLLLSKLQMLEYLNLSQNTFDGYIPEQLDHMRAIACNEHFSDANFLGSGSFGSVYKEILADGRTVAVKPRSLSTFRCPSFESVPKIGYHD